One window of Macrococcus sp. 19Msa1099 genomic DNA carries:
- a CDS encoding DedA family protein, producing the protein MSFISQLMDFILHIDEHLVNIVKEYGTLTYAILFSIVFVETGLVIMPFLPGDSMLFAAGALAPQGALNIWILFIVLFAAAVIGDTVNYHIGKFLGLGVYNHPKLGKFIKKEHLDKAEDFFNTHGGKTIAIARFMPFIRTFIPFVAGASKMKYGYFITYNIIGAILWVGICLLAGYFFGNIKIVKDNFEIVLILIILVSVLPAVFSFLQSYSVRRKMKRNEDRKKY; encoded by the coding sequence ATGTCATTTATCAGTCAACTTATGGATTTTATTTTACATATTGACGAACATCTAGTGAATATCGTTAAAGAATATGGAACATTGACTTATGCAATCTTATTTTCAATCGTCTTCGTAGAAACAGGACTTGTGATCATGCCATTCTTACCTGGAGACTCAATGCTTTTTGCAGCTGGTGCACTCGCCCCTCAAGGCGCATTAAATATCTGGATATTATTTATCGTGTTGTTTGCTGCAGCTGTAATCGGTGACACGGTTAATTATCACATCGGTAAATTTCTTGGACTTGGTGTCTATAATCATCCTAAACTCGGTAAATTCATTAAGAAGGAACACCTTGATAAAGCAGAGGATTTCTTTAATACTCATGGCGGTAAAACAATTGCAATTGCCCGCTTTATGCCCTTTATCAGAACTTTTATACCGTTTGTAGCTGGTGCCAGTAAGATGAAGTATGGTTACTTTATTACGTATAATATTATCGGTGCAATTCTGTGGGTTGGTATATGCCTACTTGCAGGTTACTTCTTCGGGAATATAAAGATCGTTAAAGACAACTTTGAAATCGTATTAATATTAATTATATTAGTATCAGTGCTTCCTGCCGTCTTTAGCTTCTTACAATCCTATTCCGTCAGAAGAAAGATGAAAAGAAATGAAGACAGAAAAAAATATTAA
- a CDS encoding ABC transporter ATP-binding protein, producing the protein MKEILKFTIPYRLWIVIALILMLLELAVELSLPIILSLIINEGLIKQNMDITLQYLIILLIISVAAFICGVINSFISSHVCHGFSFDLRNALFKKVQQFSLKHIESFKTSSIITRLTNDVIACEMVLFMSLRIMLRAPLLVLGSIIMSFIVAPHLALYLLIGAPIIFVFLYYTSKAGMNLFTRVQKKLDGLNRNIQQNLSSVRMIRANMSADYESEKFEHTALDLKEDTTRALKLMERILPFLLIVMNIALLFVIYIGAIDVTNNALNVGALVAVINYALRMQGGFSMFAFIIIAYSRAKASAERMSEILTTDVDTYHGGTDIEVSGGASIVFDNVSFKYPLSHQMVLKDISFNIEAGEKFVIMGATGSGKSALLSLLPRMYEVTQGKIMINGIDIKEMEITDLRDMIGYVPQRNILFTGSVFDNILFGNAHAESEDVTEATKIAQVHTNILDFDAQYDTKVGQQGVNLSGGQKQRLAIARAVIKSPNILILDDSTSALDIHTENNLFEELSKLSMTRIIVTQKIQTAMTADHILLLDKGEIVGFGDHQSLIETSELYQAIYHSQERGDLHD; encoded by the coding sequence TTGAAAGAGATATTAAAGTTTACAATACCATATCGCTTATGGATTGTTATAGCGCTCATACTAATGCTATTAGAACTAGCGGTTGAACTCAGTTTACCGATTATATTATCGCTCATTATTAATGAGGGATTAATCAAGCAGAATATGGATATTACGCTTCAATATTTAATCATACTGCTGATCATAAGTGTTGCTGCGTTTATCTGTGGTGTGATCAATTCATTTATTTCGAGTCATGTCTGTCATGGTTTCTCCTTTGACTTGAGAAACGCCTTGTTCAAGAAGGTGCAGCAGTTTTCACTTAAACACATAGAAAGCTTTAAGACATCCAGTATCATTACACGATTGACAAATGATGTGATTGCGTGTGAAATGGTACTTTTTATGAGTTTACGTATTATGTTGCGTGCACCACTTCTAGTGTTGGGTAGTATCATCATGAGCTTTATTGTTGCGCCGCACTTAGCACTCTATCTTTTAATTGGTGCTCCGATAATATTTGTGTTTCTGTATTATACTTCTAAGGCAGGTATGAATCTGTTTACACGTGTTCAGAAAAAACTTGATGGACTGAATCGTAATATCCAGCAGAATTTATCTTCTGTGCGTATGATACGTGCGAATATGAGTGCAGACTATGAATCTGAAAAATTCGAACATACCGCCTTAGATCTTAAAGAAGATACAACACGTGCACTAAAGTTGATGGAACGTATACTTCCATTTCTTTTGATCGTAATGAATATCGCATTATTGTTCGTAATTTATATTGGAGCGATAGATGTCACTAATAACGCACTGAATGTAGGTGCACTCGTAGCAGTCATTAACTATGCCCTCAGAATGCAAGGTGGGTTTTCAATGTTTGCATTTATCATCATTGCGTATTCAAGAGCAAAAGCAAGTGCAGAACGTATGTCTGAAATATTAACTACTGATGTAGATACATATCACGGAGGCACGGATATTGAAGTGAGTGGTGGCGCATCAATTGTATTTGATAATGTATCGTTTAAATATCCGTTAAGCCATCAAATGGTGCTTAAAGACATTTCTTTCAATATTGAAGCGGGGGAGAAATTCGTTATTATGGGTGCGACAGGATCTGGTAAAAGCGCTTTACTTAGTCTGCTCCCTAGAATGTATGAAGTGACACAAGGTAAGATTATGATCAATGGCATTGATATTAAAGAAATGGAGATTACAGATCTTAGGGATATGATTGGATATGTACCTCAGAGAAACATACTGTTTACAGGTAGCGTGTTTGATAATATCCTATTTGGAAATGCACATGCTGAATCTGAGGATGTAACAGAAGCAACGAAGATCGCACAAGTCCATACGAATATTCTGGATTTCGATGCACAGTACGACACCAAAGTCGGACAGCAAGGTGTGAATTTATCGGGTGGACAGAAACAACGACTCGCGATTGCCAGGGCGGTCATAAAGTCGCCGAACATCCTGATTTTAGATGACAGTACATCTGCGCTTGATATCCATACAGAGAATAATTTATTTGAAGAATTATCTAAGCTAAGTATGACGCGTATTATTGTGACACAGAAGATCCAGACAGCAATGACAGCTGACCATATCCTGTTATTAGATAAAGGAGAAATCGTTGGTTTCGGGGATCATCAGTCATTGATAGAAACATCAGAACTGTATCAAGCAATCTATCACTCGCAGGAAAGAGGTGATCTCCATGATTAA
- a CDS encoding ABC transporter ATP-binding protein, whose protein sequence is MIKSILGHPVILTRKDIKESKSIKTDQRGNPIPKSRNWKYAIGGIWSLMEGNRLKLTVVIVSVIISSLLGLVGPYMIGQMIDNKILKKNFEGIENDLLILFFIFIGLSLFSYVAAIIMVTIAQETVYKLRMLLFSRLQKLPIPFFDKRQHGELMSRMTNDIDTISQVLNSSFIQFTSSIITIIGTIIVMLLLSPLLTLLTMMIIPLMLIAMRWITNRTSILYKRRQRAIGEMNGYIEEIISGQEVVKLFTREARVTEGFTEKNAKVRDISYWSVSYSGLIPKVMNFFNNLSFAIVAGIGGVLALNGNGITVGTIVIFAEYARQFTRPLNDLANQFNTVLSALSGAERVFEIIDTEPEVDIDNSNRNLTIRGEISFEQVTFKYNEEQLKPTINDVTIHLNQGESLALVGATGAGKTTLVQLLARFYEINAGKIMIDGIDIKDIPKQTLRNQMAYVLQDPFIFDGTIRENIKYRNQHVSDEVMIQAAKDANAYDFIMRLENGFDTEISFESTHLSQGEKQLVNIARALILDPKILLLDEATSNIDTVTEMKLQQAIERLMKNRTSIIIAHRLNTVKKADKIVVLEKGEILEQGYQKDLITRDGIYAEMLKSGDEALLE, encoded by the coding sequence ATGATTAAATCGATATTGGGTCATCCAGTAATTTTAACGCGTAAAGATATAAAAGAGAGCAAAAGTATTAAAACAGATCAAAGAGGCAATCCAATACCGAAATCACGCAATTGGAAATACGCTATCGGTGGCATCTGGTCCTTGATGGAAGGCAATAGGTTAAAGCTTACAGTTGTTATAGTGTCGGTGATTATTTCATCTTTATTAGGACTCGTAGGACCATATATGATTGGACAGATGATTGATAATAAAATACTGAAGAAAAATTTTGAAGGCATTGAAAATGATCTTCTGATTCTGTTCTTTATATTTATAGGTTTATCATTATTTTCATATGTTGCTGCAATAATTATGGTAACGATCGCTCAGGAAACGGTGTATAAATTACGAATGCTGCTATTTAGTCGACTTCAGAAGTTACCGATACCATTTTTTGATAAACGCCAGCATGGTGAACTGATGAGCCGTATGACAAATGATATCGATACAATATCTCAAGTGCTGAATTCGTCATTTATACAGTTTACATCAAGTATTATAACGATTATTGGTACAATTATTGTGATGTTGCTGCTTAGTCCACTGTTAACGTTATTAACGATGATGATCATCCCTTTAATGTTAATTGCGATGCGCTGGATAACAAATCGTACGAGTATTCTGTATAAAAGAAGACAAAGAGCAATCGGTGAAATGAATGGTTATATTGAAGAGATTATTTCAGGTCAGGAAGTTGTAAAGTTATTTACAAGAGAAGCCCGTGTGACCGAAGGATTTACTGAGAAGAACGCAAAAGTAAGAGATATCAGCTACTGGTCGGTATCTTATTCTGGTCTTATTCCGAAAGTGATGAACTTCTTTAACAATTTATCATTTGCAATTGTAGCAGGTATCGGAGGGGTATTAGCACTAAACGGAAATGGTATTACTGTCGGAACAATTGTTATATTTGCAGAATATGCAAGACAATTTACACGTCCTTTGAATGATCTGGCCAATCAGTTCAACACTGTATTATCTGCATTAAGTGGTGCAGAGCGTGTCTTTGAAATCATCGATACTGAACCTGAAGTAGATATCGATAACAGTAATAGAAATTTAACGATACGTGGGGAAATTTCATTTGAACAAGTGACTTTCAAATATAACGAAGAACAATTAAAACCAACCATTAATGATGTGACGATACATTTAAATCAAGGGGAATCTCTCGCCTTAGTTGGTGCGACAGGAGCAGGTAAAACGACACTTGTACAGCTATTGGCAAGGTTTTATGAAATTAACGCAGGTAAAATAATGATTGATGGTATCGATATAAAAGATATTCCAAAACAAACGTTACGCAATCAGATGGCTTATGTGCTGCAGGATCCATTTATCTTTGACGGTACGATTCGAGAAAATATAAAGTACAGAAATCAGCACGTCTCTGATGAAGTCATGATTCAGGCAGCAAAAGATGCAAATGCTTATGATTTTATTATGAGATTAGAAAATGGTTTCGACACAGAAATTAGTTTTGAATCAACACATCTTTCCCAAGGTGAAAAACAGTTAGTCAATATCGCGCGTGCGCTGATATTAGATCCAAAGATTTTGTTGCTGGATGAAGCGACGAGTAACATTGATACCGTTACAGAAATGAAACTTCAGCAGGCGATTGAACGTCTAATGAAAAATAGAACGAGCATCATCATTGCGCATCGCTTAAATACGGTTAAAAAAGCTGATAAAATTGTTGTACTTGAAAAAGGTGAAATATTAGAACAAGGCTATCAAAAAGATTTAATTACAAGAGATGGTATTTATGCGGAAATGTTAAAAAGTGGAGATGAAGCATTATTAGAATAA
- the miaB gene encoding tRNA (N6-isopentenyl adenosine(37)-C2)-methylthiotransferase MiaB, whose product MNEEGRIQSSGAKGKAVPEKDYSKYFEHVYQGPNLKEAKRRGKEDVNYHSDFKIDEQYRGLGRGRKFYIRTYGCQMNEHDTEVMAGIFEALEYEATSDVNDADVILLNTCAIRENAENKVFGEIGNLKHIKQAKPDVLIGVCGCMSQEESVVNKILKSYQNVDMIFGTHNIHRLPAILDEAYMSKAMVVEVWSKEGDVIENLPKSRLGDTKAWVNIMYGCDKFCTYCIVPFTRGKERSRMPEEIIAEVRDLARRGYKEICLLGQNVNAYGKDIDGLNYGLGDLLADIQKIDIPRVRFTTSHPWDFDDRLIEVIAAGGNIVPHIHLPVQSGNNEVLKIMGRKYSRESYLELIGKIKAAMPEVALTTDIIVGYPNETEEQFQETLSLYEEVAFDHAYTYLYSPREGTPAAKMKDNVPMREKKDRLQRLNKLVGDYTERALSHYLDQEVIVLCEGPSKKNDEILAGYTEKNKLVNFKGPKEAIGQLVKVRITETKQYSMNGELIEIIKPVEV is encoded by the coding sequence ATGAACGAAGAAGGTAGAATACAATCTTCAGGTGCAAAAGGCAAAGCAGTACCTGAGAAAGATTATAGCAAATATTTTGAGCATGTTTACCAAGGACCAAATCTAAAAGAAGCGAAGCGTCGTGGCAAAGAAGATGTGAATTACCATAGCGATTTTAAAATTGATGAACAGTATCGTGGGTTAGGTCGCGGTCGTAAATTTTATATTAGAACTTATGGTTGCCAGATGAATGAACATGATACAGAAGTAATGGCAGGGATCTTTGAGGCTCTAGAATATGAAGCGACAAGTGATGTCAATGATGCAGATGTTATTTTACTCAATACGTGTGCCATTCGTGAAAATGCAGAGAATAAAGTTTTCGGTGAAATTGGGAATCTAAAACATATCAAACAAGCGAAACCAGATGTACTCATCGGTGTATGTGGATGTATGTCACAAGAAGAATCTGTAGTGAATAAGATCTTAAAATCTTATCAAAATGTGGATATGATCTTCGGTACCCATAATATACATCGACTGCCAGCAATATTAGATGAAGCCTATATGTCTAAAGCGATGGTTGTAGAAGTCTGGTCTAAAGAAGGCGATGTTATTGAAAACTTACCAAAGTCACGACTCGGTGATACGAAAGCATGGGTCAACATTATGTACGGCTGTGATAAATTCTGTACATATTGTATTGTGCCATTCACGCGTGGTAAAGAACGTAGTCGTATGCCAGAGGAGATTATTGCTGAAGTACGTGATCTTGCGCGACGTGGGTACAAAGAAATTTGTTTACTTGGACAAAACGTAAATGCTTATGGTAAAGATATCGATGGACTGAACTACGGATTAGGCGATTTACTTGCAGATATTCAGAAGATTGATATTCCACGTGTACGTTTCACTACAAGTCATCCATGGGACTTTGATGACCGCCTTATTGAAGTGATTGCTGCAGGAGGTAACATTGTACCGCATATCCATCTTCCTGTTCAAAGCGGTAACAATGAAGTGCTGAAGATTATGGGGCGTAAGTATTCACGTGAAAGTTATTTGGAGCTGATTGGTAAAATTAAAGCAGCGATGCCAGAAGTTGCACTGACGACAGATATTATCGTAGGTTATCCGAATGAAACAGAAGAACAGTTCCAGGAAACATTATCTCTCTATGAGGAAGTTGCTTTTGACCATGCTTATACTTACTTGTATTCTCCGCGTGAAGGCACGCCGGCTGCAAAGATGAAAGATAATGTACCGATGCGTGAGAAAAAGGATCGTCTGCAACGATTAAATAAACTTGTTGGTGACTATACTGAACGTGCATTGTCCCATTATCTTGATCAGGAAGTAATCGTACTATGTGAAGGACCTTCTAAGAAAAATGATGAAATTCTCGCAGGATACACTGAAAAGAATAAATTAGTGAACTTTAAAGGACCGAAAGAAGCAATTGGACAGCTTGTTAAAGTAAGAATTACAGAAACAAAACAATATTCAATGAACGGCGAACTAATAGAAATTATTAAACCAGTTGAGGTGTAG
- a CDS encoding RicAFT regulatory complex protein RicA family protein, with translation MYTNDEILEKAKELGKMMAETEAVEFFKRAEAQIHETQVVREKMASLKSLQKQAVNFEQYGKEKALQMVEEKIAKVEAELDEMPIVDQFKEAQFEVNSILQMVSHAISQTVTDEIIVSTGGDLLTGETGAEKKNAAPGCGN, from the coding sequence ATGTATACAAATGATGAAATTTTGGAAAAAGCAAAAGAATTAGGTAAGATGATGGCAGAAACAGAAGCAGTTGAGTTCTTTAAACGTGCAGAGGCACAGATTCATGAAACGCAGGTTGTCAGAGAGAAAATGGCGTCTTTAAAATCATTACAAAAGCAAGCCGTCAACTTCGAACAATACGGCAAAGAAAAAGCATTACAGATGGTCGAAGAAAAAATTGCAAAAGTTGAAGCTGAACTTGATGAAATGCCAATTGTTGATCAGTTCAAAGAAGCGCAATTTGAAGTGAATAGCATATTACAGATGGTTTCTCATGCAATCAGCCAGACCGTAACGGATGAGATTATCGTTTCAACAGGTGGCGACTTATTAACAGGTGAAACGGGTGCAGAAAAGAAAAATGCAGCACCTGGATGTGGAAATTAA
- the mutS gene encoding DNA mismatch repair protein MutS, which translates to MSKPTPMMTQYLQMKAQYKDCILFFRLGDFYEMFYEDAELTAKELEITLTRRDKKNNIPMCGVPHHSAKVYIERLIEKGYKVAIAEQMEDPKQVKGMVKREVVKIITPGTVMDDMISENESNYIASIHYEEVFTLAYSDVSTGELKVTRLNEDEMLNELSSVNPKEIITNIDLNEVLINKIKMITDVISRFEVNDTFKQADSVDQSLQPAVNLLLSYIQYTQMRALAHIDEAVYYEPVHYMRLDMYAKRNLELTESIRHKNKKGTLLSIFNQCKTPMGNRLVKEWIERPLLNHQEIEERHNGVELFNEHFILRHQLREALTHVYDIERLAGRVQFGNVSAKDLVQLKYSLEQLPMIQSLLKEHDEVIRTLDNIDALQPLYDMLEASLLDEAPTSIKEGSIFKDGFNDDVDELRYASKNGKQWLNELQAKERERTGVKSLKIGYNKVFGYYIEISKANLVNLDVDAFGYTRKQTLSNAERFITEELKEKESLILGAEEKLMNLEYELFIQLRDFVKTFILNLKQQAKNIAVLDCLQNFSEIATKHQYTKPIISSTKVLNLKNARHPVVETVMERDQYVANDCKLDDHTFIYLITGPNMSGKSTYMRQVALISIMAQMGAFVPASYAEVPIFDQIFTRIGAADDLVSGQSTFMVEMLEAKNALQNATENSLIIFDEIGRGTSTYDGLSLAQSMIEYVHNKIGAKTLFSTHYHELVDLEQTLDGLNNIHVAAKEYNGELIFLHKVMPGAVAHSYGIHVAKLAQLPAEIIARSSELLDEFEHNEKVRKGDSNKIIQPSFNLFEIENEDINNNNSNHEHELIIQQIKDISIDELTPIDALLKLQEIKSRIK; encoded by the coding sequence ATGTCTAAACCTACACCGATGATGACACAATATTTACAGATGAAAGCGCAATATAAAGATTGTATCTTGTTCTTCAGGCTGGGTGATTTCTATGAAATGTTCTATGAAGATGCCGAATTAACAGCGAAAGAACTAGAGATTACATTGACGCGCCGTGATAAAAAAAACAATATTCCAATGTGTGGGGTACCGCATCATTCAGCAAAAGTTTATATCGAACGTTTAATTGAAAAAGGTTATAAAGTTGCCATTGCTGAACAGATGGAAGATCCAAAACAAGTTAAAGGAATGGTAAAACGAGAAGTTGTTAAAATCATAACGCCTGGAACGGTTATGGATGATATGATCAGTGAAAACGAAAGCAACTACATTGCAAGTATTCATTATGAAGAGGTGTTTACACTTGCTTATAGTGATGTATCTACAGGTGAGCTAAAAGTGACCCGATTAAATGAGGATGAAATGTTAAATGAGTTATCATCCGTAAATCCGAAAGAAATCATTACAAATATCGATTTGAACGAAGTACTAATCAATAAAATAAAAATGATTACGGATGTCATTTCAAGATTTGAAGTAAATGATACATTTAAACAGGCTGACAGTGTTGATCAATCGCTGCAACCAGCAGTTAATTTATTATTATCTTATATCCAGTATACACAAATGCGTGCGCTTGCCCATATCGACGAAGCTGTATACTATGAACCAGTGCATTATATGCGTCTTGATATGTATGCGAAACGTAATCTAGAACTTACTGAAAGTATACGTCATAAAAATAAGAAGGGCACCTTACTGTCTATATTTAATCAATGTAAAACACCGATGGGGAATCGCCTTGTTAAAGAATGGATCGAACGACCATTACTGAACCATCAGGAGATTGAAGAGAGACATAACGGTGTCGAATTATTTAATGAGCATTTCATTTTAAGACATCAACTGAGAGAGGCGCTAACGCATGTATATGATATTGAGCGTTTAGCAGGACGTGTACAGTTTGGTAATGTCTCGGCTAAAGATCTTGTGCAGTTAAAATACTCATTAGAACAATTGCCTATGATACAATCACTTCTAAAAGAACACGATGAAGTGATTCGTACATTAGATAATATCGATGCATTACAACCATTATACGATATGTTAGAAGCAAGTTTATTGGACGAAGCACCGACTTCTATTAAAGAAGGTAGTATCTTCAAAGATGGATTTAATGATGATGTTGACGAACTCAGATATGCCTCTAAAAATGGTAAGCAGTGGCTAAATGAACTTCAGGCAAAAGAACGTGAACGCACAGGTGTGAAGTCACTAAAGATTGGTTATAACAAAGTTTTTGGTTATTATATTGAAATATCTAAAGCGAATCTTGTTAATTTAGATGTTGATGCGTTCGGATACACGAGAAAGCAGACGTTAAGTAATGCAGAACGCTTTATAACAGAGGAACTTAAAGAAAAAGAATCTTTAATTCTCGGTGCAGAAGAGAAGCTGATGAATCTTGAATATGAACTGTTTATTCAACTACGTGATTTTGTGAAAACATTTATATTAAATTTAAAGCAGCAGGCAAAAAATATCGCAGTGCTTGATTGTCTTCAAAATTTCAGTGAAATTGCTACAAAACATCAATATACCAAACCGATTATATCTAGCACTAAGGTATTGAACTTAAAAAATGCAAGACATCCAGTTGTTGAAACAGTGATGGAACGTGATCAGTATGTTGCAAATGACTGCAAATTAGATGACCATACGTTTATTTATTTAATTACAGGCCCTAACATGAGCGGAAAAAGTACATATATGCGACAAGTCGCATTAATTAGTATCATGGCGCAGATGGGAGCATTTGTACCAGCTTCTTATGCTGAAGTTCCGATTTTTGATCAGATTTTTACGAGAATTGGCGCAGCAGATGATCTTGTATCAGGACAAAGTACCTTTATGGTAGAAATGTTAGAAGCAAAAAATGCATTACAGAATGCGACAGAAAATAGTCTGATTATATTTGATGAAATTGGAAGAGGCACAAGTACATATGATGGTCTGTCATTAGCGCAATCGATGATTGAATACGTTCACAATAAGATTGGTGCAAAAACATTGTTTTCAACCCATTATCATGAACTTGTCGACCTTGAACAAACACTTGATGGTCTGAACAATATCCATGTTGCAGCAAAAGAATATAATGGCGAACTAATATTTCTGCACAAAGTGATGCCGGGTGCTGTCGCACATAGTTATGGTATTCATGTTGCTAAACTTGCACAGTTACCAGCTGAGATCATTGCACGTTCCAGTGAATTATTAGATGAATTTGAACACAATGAAAAGGTTAGAAAAGGAGATTCAAATAAGATAATTCAACCATCATTTAATTTGTTTGAAATAGAAAACGAGGATATTAATAATAATAATTCGAATCATGAGCATGAATTAATTATTCAGCAAATTAAAGATATATCGATTGACGAATTAACGCCGATTGATGCGTTATTGAAATTACAGGAAATCAAATCCCGAATAAAGTAG
- the mutL gene encoding DNA mismatch repair endonuclease MutL — protein MGIIKALDSTISNKIAAGEVIERPQSVVKELVENAIDAKSTSITIEVEEAGLSKIKVTDNGSGILEEDLELMFRRHATSKIENEHDLFHIRSLGFRGEALASIASVSKVRVTTCHDGTIGRQIDVIDGEIVDRTLAQARQGTETTVEGLFYNTPARLKYVKSLHTELGKITDIINRFVISFPHIKFTLVADGRVLIASNGNGKMQEAMAVVYGMKIAQDLVEVNGRTGDYEVHGFIAKPEHTRSNRHYMSLFINGRYIKNFMLTKAILSGYHTLLPVGRYPILAINIVMDPALVDVNVHPTKQEVRLSKESQLMELIERLIKEKIWKQNLIPKVEKKKVIETFQQQKFEYDLLREHHDKIKQSDHSEHTPVNQIDENFKEQHKAARLDKQRIQDGEGTKETSGFISDSEAELNTTAEVLPETNESSDVIENTSTNTSHAKRKIPYMEIVGQVHGTYIIAQNEDGMFMIDQHAAQERIKYEYFKKQIGNVGLEMQSLLIPITVTLSKDEAINLNKINMLLKGIGIHLEHFGGNDYIVNDIPVWFPDNYEETVQELIDYALQHRQIDLNKFREETAIMMSCKKSIKANHYLRITDMNYLLEELAHTVEPYTCPHGRPIIIQFTTYELEKLFKRVM, from the coding sequence TTGGGAATCATTAAAGCTTTAGATAGTACGATAAGCAATAAAATCGCAGCAGGTGAAGTGATAGAACGCCCGCAATCTGTCGTTAAAGAACTCGTTGAAAACGCCATTGATGCAAAGAGTACAAGTATCACGATTGAAGTTGAAGAAGCGGGTTTATCAAAAATCAAAGTAACGGATAACGGATCTGGAATTTTAGAAGAAGATCTTGAATTAATGTTCAGAAGACATGCAACAAGCAAAATAGAAAATGAGCACGATCTATTTCATATTCGTTCACTAGGATTTAGAGGAGAAGCATTAGCATCTATTGCTTCTGTTAGCAAAGTGCGCGTCACTACATGTCATGACGGGACGATAGGCCGTCAAATTGATGTAATTGACGGAGAAATAGTAGATAGAACTTTGGCACAGGCACGTCAAGGAACAGAAACAACTGTCGAAGGTCTTTTCTATAATACGCCTGCTCGATTAAAATATGTAAAAAGTCTTCATACAGAGCTCGGGAAAATTACAGATATCATCAATCGATTTGTTATCAGCTTCCCCCATATTAAATTTACTTTAGTAGCAGATGGCAGAGTACTTATAGCCTCAAATGGCAATGGTAAGATGCAGGAAGCGATGGCTGTGGTCTACGGGATGAAAATCGCACAGGACCTAGTTGAGGTCAACGGCCGAACAGGTGATTATGAAGTGCATGGTTTTATTGCCAAGCCGGAACATACAAGAAGCAACAGGCATTATATGTCTCTTTTTATCAACGGGCGTTATATCAAGAACTTTATGCTCACAAAAGCAATATTATCAGGCTATCATACGTTATTACCTGTTGGAAGGTATCCTATTCTTGCAATTAATATCGTTATGGATCCTGCATTAGTAGATGTGAATGTTCACCCGACAAAGCAAGAAGTAAGATTATCTAAAGAATCTCAGTTGATGGAGCTTATCGAGCGATTGATAAAGGAAAAGATCTGGAAACAGAATTTAATTCCAAAAGTAGAAAAGAAAAAGGTGATTGAAACATTTCAGCAGCAAAAGTTTGAATATGATCTATTAAGAGAACATCATGATAAGATAAAACAATCCGACCATAGTGAACATACACCAGTGAATCAAATCGATGAAAACTTTAAAGAACAGCATAAAGCAGCACGACTGGATAAACAAAGAATTCAGGACGGTGAAGGCACTAAAGAAACATCAGGATTTATTAGTGATTCAGAAGCAGAATTAAATACAACTGCAGAAGTCTTACCAGAAACAAATGAATCATCTGACGTAATTGAAAATACAAGTACTAATACATCCCATGCTAAAAGAAAGATCCCTTACATGGAAATTGTCGGTCAAGTTCATGGGACTTACATCATTGCTCAAAATGAGGATGGTATGTTTATGATTGATCAGCATGCAGCACAAGAAAGAATTAAATATGAGTACTTCAAAAAACAAATTGGTAATGTAGGATTGGAAATGCAGTCGTTACTCATTCCGATTACAGTAACTTTAAGTAAAGATGAAGCAATAAACTTAAATAAAATCAATATGCTGCTTAAAGGTATTGGGATTCATCTTGAACATTTTGGAGGCAATGATTATATAGTAAATGATATCCCTGTATGGTTCCCGGACAACTATGAAGAAACGGTACAGGAATTGATAGATTATGCTCTGCAACATCGACAGATAGATTTGAATAAATTCCGTGAAGAGACTGCGATTATGATGAGCTGTAAAAAATCGATAAAAGCGAATCATTATTTAAGGATTACAGATATGAACTATTTACTAGAAGAACTTGCACATACTGTAGAACCATACACATGTCCGCATGGCAGACCTATCATCATTCAATTTACAACTTATGAACTTGAGAAACTATTTAAGAGGGTGATGTAA